The following are encoded together in the Pseudomonas maumuensis genome:
- the cobG gene encoding precorrin-3B synthase, whose translation MPDAPLTPPLPPEVSPRPSACPGLWRIVAARDGGICRIKLPGGLLLADQADAVADAAERFAGGVIEATNRANLQIRGIGDNHRGLVEHLLAAGLGPRDAAGDDVRNLMLSPLAGLDPAMLFDTRPLAGQILDMLESTPRFHKLSAKFAVQLDGGEALAMLEHAHDLWLSAMQREGRIWLRFGLASSLSNGLALGAVPLEQGLALVRAVLERFLDLATPEQSRMRQLLQVCPVEHFLEGLPLQIDTSSLQRPATTSAWLGVLPQRQGVALGVAPPLGRLTPAMLRGAAHVARQWGDGSLRLTPWQSLVLTNLNPAHLEPAREHLAALGLLCHNEHPLARVVACTGASGCAKGQADTKADAMTLAALLHHGAPGSVHLSACPRSCAMAHTAPATLLARAPGRYDLYLRDARQPGFGRLRGADLTPEEAGAMLDLPTEHLDD comes from the coding sequence TTGCCGGATGCCCCCTTGACGCCGCCCCTGCCCCCCGAAGTTTCGCCCCGTCCCTCGGCCTGTCCGGGGTTGTGGCGCATCGTTGCCGCGCGTGACGGTGGCATCTGTCGGATCAAGCTGCCAGGTGGCCTGCTGCTGGCCGACCAGGCCGATGCGGTGGCCGACGCCGCCGAGCGCTTCGCCGGCGGGGTGATCGAAGCGACCAACAGAGCCAATCTGCAGATTCGAGGCATCGGTGATAATCACCGGGGCCTGGTCGAGCATCTGCTGGCCGCTGGCCTCGGCCCGCGTGACGCGGCGGGCGATGATGTGCGCAACCTCATGCTCAGCCCACTGGCCGGGCTCGACCCGGCCATGCTTTTCGACACCCGGCCACTGGCCGGGCAGATCCTCGATATGCTGGAAAGCACACCCAGGTTCCACAAGCTGTCGGCCAAGTTCGCCGTGCAACTCGATGGCGGCGAAGCGCTGGCGATGCTCGAGCACGCCCATGATCTGTGGCTGTCCGCGATGCAACGCGAAGGACGCATTTGGTTGCGGTTCGGACTTGCCAGCAGCCTGTCGAATGGCCTGGCGTTGGGTGCGGTACCGCTGGAGCAAGGGCTGGCGTTGGTGCGTGCAGTGCTGGAGCGCTTCCTCGACCTGGCGACGCCCGAGCAGTCGCGCATGCGTCAATTGCTGCAGGTGTGCCCGGTGGAGCACTTCCTTGAAGGGCTGCCCCTGCAAATCGACACCTCATCGCTGCAGCGCCCGGCAACGACAAGTGCCTGGCTTGGCGTGCTGCCCCAGCGCCAGGGCGTGGCCCTGGGCGTCGCGCCACCCCTTGGTCGCCTGACCCCAGCCATGCTGCGCGGCGCCGCCCATGTCGCCCGCCAATGGGGCGATGGCAGCTTGCGCCTGACGCCTTGGCAGAGCCTGGTACTGACCAACCTGAACCCGGCCCATTTGGAGCCGGCCCGCGAACACCTTGCAGCCCTGGGCCTGCTCTGTCACAACGAGCACCCGCTGGCGCGGGTGGTCGCCTGCACCGGCGCCAGCGGCTGCGCCAAGGGCCAGGCCGACACCAAGGCCGATGCCATGACCCTGGCCGCCTTGCTGCACCACGGTGCTCCGGGCAGCGTGCATCTGTCCGCCTGCCCACGTTCCTGTGCCATGGCCCACACGGCCCCGGCCACCCTGCTGGCCCGCGCACCGGGCCGCTATGACCTTTACTTGCGCGATGCGCGCCAGCCGGGCTTCGGCAGGCTGCGCGGCGCCGACCTCACCCCAGAAGAAGCAGGCGCCATGCTCGACCTGCCGACGGAGCACCTTGATGATTGA
- a CDS encoding MarC family protein — protein sequence MLHELFSVYLKMLVLYSPFFVLSCFIGLTRGHSSKERKQLAWRVAIATLVASVLLYLFGRVIFGVFGITADAFRIGAGSVLFISALGMAQGKSAVQTDNVQQDVTIVPLTIPLTVGPGTIGALLVMGVGQPHWDDKLLAIVSIALASFTVGLVLYLSHRIERILGDQGLQIVSRLMGLFVCALAAQIIFTGIKGYLLP from the coding sequence ATGCTCCATGAGTTGTTCAGCGTCTACCTGAAGATGCTCGTGCTCTACAGCCCGTTCTTCGTGCTCTCATGTTTCATCGGCCTGACCCGCGGCCACTCCAGCAAGGAGCGCAAGCAACTGGCCTGGCGCGTGGCCATCGCCACGCTGGTCGCCAGCGTGCTGCTCTACCTGTTCGGGCGGGTGATCTTCGGCGTGTTCGGCATCACCGCCGACGCCTTCCGCATCGGCGCAGGCTCGGTGCTGTTCATCTCCGCGCTGGGCATGGCCCAGGGCAAGTCGGCGGTGCAGACCGATAACGTGCAGCAGGACGTGACCATCGTGCCGCTGACCATTCCGCTCACCGTCGGCCCCGGCACCATCGGTGCGTTGCTGGTGATGGGCGTAGGCCAACCGCACTGGGACGACAAGCTGCTGGCCATCGTCAGCATCGCCCTGGCCAGCTTCACCGTGGGCCTGGTGCTGTACCTCTCGCACCGTATCGAGCGGATCCTCGGCGACCAGGGCCTGCAGATCGTAAGCCGCCTGATGGGGCTGTTCGTCTGCGCCCTGGCGGCGCAGATCATCTTCACCGGGATCAAGGGCTACCTGCTGCCCTGA
- a CDS encoding hybrid sensor histidine kinase/response regulator: protein MRRLRIAIALIVSLLTLLCLLPAHAEQVGGWSALLDEQANLQLSDVRSERYRNQFSPLALEELDAALPDQALWLHYRLDPSDQEQLVRIFAPDLSRLDLYALEGGKLLRQLHHGRQGDGLSPTLRGRDHVLPLPHSSQPLDIYLRLVSEHQLRPAITVETTAHAAADQRQSLLFGLLFGGLVMLILHNLIRFGYTRSSTTLVLALYHGLMLLSALILLNLSGPWWHLWHSAQTPAAYLTLVLAGLAGLYFTLHFFSPCSSARLNRLLHMEMLVAAVSGLVLLFVDTLPLNLMTYALLALGSVSMLLVSGYHWYKGYGPARLFSVAMLVFNLGGLVLLPALLGLTRTPTPWLLCILMALTVVSGLLLNLAVSERLRRISEERFRASRALAASDAEINAKAEFLAKISHEIRTPMNGVLGMTELLLGTPLSVKQRDYVQTIHSAGNELLTLINEILDISKLESRQIELDDVQFDLNALIEDCLNIFRAKAEQQNIELISFTQPQVPRVVSGDPTRLRQALSSLLDNALKNTSQGEILLVVALDQRGDSPRLRIAVQDSGEPMPPAERDALLQAELHSRHFLSSNKLGGHLGLVIAKQLIGLMQGEFGIKTSTSMGNTLWLTLPLDPLRLEQPPTDLDGPLRDARVLVVDDNDTCRKVLVQQCSAWGMNVSAVPSGKEALALLRTKAHLRDYFDAVLLDQNMPGMTGMQLAAKIKEDPSLNHDILVVMLTGISNAPSKIIARNAGVKRILAKPVAGYTLKTTLAEELALRGREQAAPPLPTGTPPPLDLPGDFRILVAEDNSISTKVIRGMLGKLNLEPDTASNGEEALQAMKTKHYDLVLMDCEMPILDGFSATQQLRAWETANQRPRTPVVALTAHILNEHKERARLAGMDGHMAKPVELSQLRELVQFWAGQRQAVSDDTTQIL from the coding sequence GTGCGTCGGCTTCGGATTGCCATAGCCCTGATCGTCAGCCTGCTGACCCTGCTCTGCCTGCTCCCGGCGCATGCCGAACAGGTCGGAGGCTGGTCGGCGCTGCTCGATGAACAGGCCAACCTGCAGCTGTCCGACGTGCGCTCCGAGCGTTACCGCAACCAGTTCAGCCCTTTGGCCCTCGAAGAGCTGGATGCCGCCCTCCCCGACCAGGCCCTGTGGTTGCACTACCGCCTGGATCCGAGCGACCAGGAACAACTGGTACGCATTTTCGCCCCCGACCTGTCACGCCTGGACCTCTACGCCCTGGAAGGCGGCAAGTTGCTGCGCCAGTTGCACCATGGCCGGCAGGGCGACGGCCTCAGTCCCACCCTGCGCGGCAGGGACCACGTGCTGCCACTGCCGCACAGCAGCCAACCGCTGGATATCTATCTGCGGCTGGTTTCCGAACACCAACTGCGCCCGGCCATCACTGTCGAGACCACCGCCCACGCCGCCGCCGACCAGCGCCAGTCGCTGCTGTTCGGCCTGTTGTTCGGTGGCCTGGTGATGCTGATCCTGCACAACCTGATCCGCTTCGGTTACACACGCTCGAGCACCACGCTGGTACTGGCGCTGTACCACGGCCTGATGCTGCTCAGCGCGCTGATCCTGCTCAATCTCAGTGGCCCCTGGTGGCACCTGTGGCACAGCGCGCAGACCCCGGCGGCCTACCTGACGCTGGTACTGGCAGGCCTGGCCGGGTTGTACTTCACCCTGCACTTCTTCTCCCCCTGCAGTTCGGCGCGGCTCAACCGCCTGCTGCACATGGAGATGCTGGTGGCCGCCGTCAGCGGCCTGGTGCTGCTGTTCGTCGACACCCTGCCGCTGAACCTGATGACCTATGCCCTGCTCGCCCTGGGCAGCGTGAGCATGCTGCTGGTCAGCGGCTATCACTGGTACAAGGGCTACGGCCCGGCACGGCTGTTCAGCGTGGCGATGCTGGTGTTCAACCTCGGCGGCCTGGTGCTGCTGCCGGCCCTGCTGGGCCTCACCCGCACCCCCACGCCCTGGTTGCTGTGCATCCTCATGGCGCTGACCGTGGTCAGCGGCTTGTTGCTCAACCTCGCGGTCAGCGAGCGCCTGCGCCGGATCAGCGAGGAGCGCTTCCGCGCCAGCCGCGCCCTGGCCGCCAGCGACGCCGAGATCAACGCCAAGGCCGAGTTCCTGGCCAAGATCAGCCACGAGATCCGCACCCCCATGAACGGCGTGCTGGGCATGACCGAACTGCTGCTCGGCACGCCGCTGTCGGTCAAGCAGCGCGACTATGTGCAGACCATCCACAGCGCCGGCAACGAACTGCTCACCCTGATCAACGAAATCCTCGACATCTCCAAGCTCGAGTCGCGGCAGATCGAGCTGGACGACGTGCAGTTCGACCTCAATGCCCTGATCGAGGACTGCCTGAACATCTTCCGGGCCAAGGCCGAGCAGCAGAACATCGAGCTGATCAGCTTCACCCAGCCACAAGTGCCGCGGGTGGTCAGCGGCGACCCGACGCGCCTGCGCCAGGCGTTGTCGAGCCTGCTCGACAACGCCCTGAAGAACACCAGCCAAGGCGAGATCCTGCTGGTGGTGGCCCTCGACCAGCGTGGCGACAGCCCGCGCCTGCGCATCGCCGTGCAGGACAGCGGCGAGCCCATGCCGCCTGCCGAGCGCGACGCCTTGCTGCAGGCCGAGCTGCACAGCCGCCACTTCCTCTCCAGCAACAAGCTCGGTGGCCACCTCGGCCTGGTGATCGCCAAGCAACTGATCGGCCTGATGCAAGGCGAGTTCGGCATCAAGACCAGCACCAGCATGGGCAACACCCTGTGGCTGACCCTGCCGCTCGACCCGCTGCGCCTGGAGCAGCCGCCCACCGACCTCGACGGCCCGCTGCGCGACGCCCGGGTACTGGTGGTGGACGACAACGATACCTGCCGCAAGGTGCTGGTGCAGCAATGCAGCGCCTGGGGCATGAACGTCAGCGCGGTGCCGTCGGGTAAGGAAGCGCTGGCGCTGCTACGCACCAAGGCGCATCTGCGCGACTATTTCGACGCGGTGCTGCTCGACCAGAACATGCCTGGCATGACCGGCATGCAACTGGCGGCCAAGATCAAGGAAGACCCGAGCCTGAACCACGACATCCTGGTGGTCATGCTCACCGGCATCAGCAACGCGCCGAGCAAGATCATCGCCCGCAACGCCGGGGTCAAGCGCATCCTCGCCAAGCCGGTGGCGGGCTATACGCTCAAGACCACCCTGGCCGAGGAGTTGGCGCTGCGTGGCCGCGAGCAGGCCGCGCCGCCGCTTCCGACCGGTACCCCGCCCCCGCTGGACCTGCCCGGCGACTTCCGCATCCTGGTGGCCGAGGACAACAGCATCTCGACCAAGGTCATCCGCGGCATGCTCGGCAAGCTCAACCTCGAGCCGGACACCGCCAGCAATGGTGAAGAGGCCCTGCAGGCGATGAAGACCAAGCACTACGACCTGGTGCTGATGGACTGCGAAATGCCGATACTCGACGGTTTCTCCGCCACCCAGCAGCTACGCGCCTGGGAGACCGCCAACCAGCGTCCGCGCACCCCGGTGGTGGCATTGACCGCACATATCCTCAACGAACACAAGGAACGCGCGCGCCTGGCCGGCATGGACGGGCACATGGCCAAGCCGGTGGAGCTGTCGCAGTTGCGCGAGCTGGTGCAGTTCTGGGCGGGGCAACGGCAGGCGGTGTCCGACGACACCACGCAGATCCTGTAG
- the cobJ gene encoding precorrin-3B C(17)-methyltransferase, with product MAGMNKAPAIVILGPGSLATARRIQACYPQALIHGLEGRVEGVDRYYAVFGDTLRALYQQDTPIIALCAAGIVIRTLAPLLSEKGVEPPVLVVAEDGSAVVPLLGGLGGVNVMAREIGEALGVSAAITTSGELRFGTCLLNPPEGYALADLEQGKRFVSDLLAGETVRVEGDAPWLEYAQLPASDEAQRTIHVGSALRPASRDELLIHARCVVVAVTAGGADLVQQVSEELLRANIAEPALACLLASETEMAEPALHEAAQALNVALRFAPAAESLERMLADAVPQARVGSSVGLAHAVCPAPVDIDRIGRRRGRLAVIGLGPGAAELMVPAVKAELARAQDVLGYETYVRMAGPFRDDQVLHCTDNREEMQRARHAFELAAQGRSVVVVSSGDPGVFAMAAAVLEALHESSDPAWQRVELEILPGVSASLATAAQAGAPLGHDFCVMSLSDNLKPWSIIEKRLDLAAQADLVLAFYNPISKARPHQLGMALEVVRRHRDAGTPVVLGRDIGRPGQTLRVVTLGELLPEMVDMRTMVLVGSSTTCTFPRADGGQWVYTPRWYPAKP from the coding sequence ATGGCAGGGATGAACAAGGCTCCGGCAATCGTCATTCTCGGCCCGGGCAGCCTGGCCACTGCGCGGCGTATCCAGGCCTGTTATCCACAGGCGCTGATCCATGGCCTGGAAGGGCGCGTGGAAGGGGTCGACCGATACTACGCAGTATTTGGCGACACCCTGCGTGCGCTGTACCAGCAGGACACGCCGATCATCGCCCTGTGCGCGGCGGGTATCGTCATTCGCACCCTGGCGCCGCTGTTGAGCGAAAAAGGTGTCGAGCCACCGGTACTGGTGGTGGCCGAGGACGGCAGCGCCGTGGTGCCGCTGCTCGGTGGCCTGGGTGGGGTCAACGTCATGGCCCGAGAGATCGGCGAGGCGCTGGGTGTGAGCGCGGCGATCACCACCAGTGGCGAACTACGCTTCGGCACCTGCCTGCTCAACCCGCCCGAGGGTTACGCACTGGCGGACCTGGAGCAGGGCAAGCGCTTCGTCTCCGACCTGCTGGCGGGCGAGACGGTGCGTGTCGAAGGCGACGCGCCGTGGCTCGAATACGCGCAGTTGCCCGCCAGTGACGAGGCGCAGCGCACTATCCACGTGGGCAGCGCACTGCGTCCGGCCAGCCGGGACGAACTGCTGATCCATGCGCGTTGCGTGGTGGTGGCGGTCACGGCCGGTGGCGCTGACCTGGTGCAACAGGTCAGCGAGGAACTGCTGCGGGCGAACATCGCCGAGCCCGCGCTGGCCTGCCTGTTGGCGAGCGAAACCGAGATGGCCGAACCGGCCCTGCATGAGGCTGCTCAGGCACTGAATGTTGCCCTGCGCTTCGCCCCGGCTGCCGAAAGCCTGGAGCGGATGCTGGCTGATGCAGTGCCGCAAGCGCGTGTTGGTTCGTCCGTGGGGCTCGCCCATGCCGTTTGCCCGGCACCTGTCGACATCGACCGCATTGGCCGGCGCCGTGGTCGCCTGGCCGTGATCGGCCTGGGCCCTGGTGCCGCCGAGCTGATGGTGCCGGCGGTCAAGGCGGAGCTGGCGCGGGCGCAGGATGTGCTGGGTTACGAAACCTACGTGCGCATGGCCGGCCCCTTCCGCGACGATCAGGTGCTGCATTGCACCGACAACCGCGAAGAGATGCAGCGCGCCCGCCATGCCTTCGAGCTGGCGGCGCAAGGGCGTTCGGTGGTGGTGGTGTCGTCGGGCGATCCGGGCGTGTTTGCCATGGCCGCCGCGGTGCTCGAAGCGCTCCACGAATCCAGTGACCCGGCCTGGCAGCGCGTCGAGCTGGAGATCCTGCCCGGCGTCTCGGCCTCGCTGGCTACCGCCGCTCAGGCGGGGGCGCCGCTGGGCCACGATTTCTGCGTGATGTCGCTGTCGGACAACCTCAAGCCCTGGTCGATCATCGAGAAGCGCCTCGACCTGGCGGCCCAGGCGGATCTGGTGCTGGCGTTCTACAACCCGATCTCCAAGGCCCGGCCGCATCAGCTGGGTATGGCACTGGAGGTGGTACGCCGCCATCGCGACGCAGGCACTCCCGTGGTGCTGGGCCGTGATATCGGCAGGCCGGGGCAGACCCTGCGGGTGGTGACCTTGGGCGAGCTGCTGCCGGAGATGGTCGACATGCGCACCATGGTGCTGGTCGGCTCCTCGACCACCTGCACCTTCCCCCGTGCCGATGGCGGCCAGTGGGTGTACACGCCGCGCTGGTACCCCGCCAAGCCCTGA
- a CDS encoding precorrin-8X methylmutase — MIDYIRDGQEIYRNSFRIIREEARLERIPADLEKLAVRVIHACGMVEAIDGLQFSEGAGSAGREALAKGASILCDAHMVAEGITRARLPANNPVICTLRDPSVPDLAKAEGNTRSAVALELWRPHLEGSVVVIGNAPTALFYLLEMLDAGAPKPALILGFPVGFVGAAESKAMLAADSRGVPFVIMQGRLGGSAMAAAAVNALATEVE; from the coding sequence ATGATTGATTACATCCGCGATGGTCAGGAGATCTATCGCAATTCCTTCCGCATCATCCGCGAGGAAGCCCGGCTCGAGCGGATCCCCGCCGATCTCGAAAAGCTCGCCGTGCGCGTGATCCATGCCTGCGGCATGGTCGAGGCCATCGATGGCCTGCAGTTCTCCGAAGGCGCCGGCAGCGCCGGGCGTGAAGCCCTGGCCAAGGGCGCGTCGATCCTCTGCGATGCGCACATGGTCGCCGAAGGCATCACCCGTGCCCGTCTGCCGGCCAACAACCCGGTGATCTGCACCCTGCGCGACCCGAGCGTGCCGGACCTGGCCAAGGCCGAAGGCAACACCCGCTCCGCCGTGGCCCTGGAGCTGTGGCGCCCGCACCTGGAAGGCAGCGTGGTGGTGATCGGCAACGCGCCGACCGCGCTGTTCTACCTGCTGGAAATGCTCGATGCCGGCGCGCCGAAGCCGGCGTTGATCCTCGGCTTCCCGGTCGGCTTCGTCGGCGCCGCCGAATCCAAGGCGATGCTCGCCGCCGACAGCCGCGGTGTGCCATTCGTGATCATGCAGGGGCGCCTGGGCGGCAGCGCGATGGCCGCCGCGGCAGTCAACGCCCTGGCCACGGAGGTGGAATGA
- a CDS encoding precorrin-2 C(20)-methyltransferase — translation MMQARGRLLGLGVGPGDPELITVKALRLLREAPVVAYFVAKGKRGNAFGIIEAHLQAEQTLLPLVYPVTTEALPAPLSYEQVISDFYDEASVQVAEHLDAGRDVAVICEGDPFFYGSYMYLHDRLASRYEAQVIPGVCSMLGGASVLGAPLVYRNQTLTVLSGVLPHEELKRRLADADAAVIMKLGRNFPKVRQVLAELGMDSRALYVERATMANQKIVALDEVDPQSSPYFSLIIVPGEKWQG, via the coding sequence ATGATGCAGGCACGCGGACGACTGCTGGGCCTGGGCGTGGGCCCGGGCGATCCCGAGCTGATCACGGTCAAAGCCTTGCGCCTGCTGCGCGAGGCGCCGGTGGTGGCGTACTTCGTCGCCAAGGGCAAGCGCGGCAATGCCTTCGGCATCATCGAAGCGCACCTGCAAGCCGAACAGACCCTGTTGCCGCTGGTGTACCCGGTGACCACCGAGGCTCTGCCGGCGCCGCTTTCCTATGAACAGGTGATCAGCGACTTCTACGACGAAGCCAGTGTACAAGTGGCCGAACACTTGGATGCCGGCCGTGACGTGGCGGTAATCTGCGAGGGCGACCCGTTCTTCTACGGCTCCTACATGTATTTGCACGACCGCCTGGCCTCGCGCTATGAGGCCCAGGTGATCCCGGGCGTGTGCTCGATGCTCGGCGGCGCCTCGGTGCTCGGAGCGCCGCTGGTGTATCGCAACCAGACCCTCACCGTGCTATCCGGTGTGTTGCCCCATGAGGAGCTCAAGCGCCGTCTGGCCGATGCCGACGCCGCAGTGATCATGAAACTGGGACGCAACTTCCCCAAGGTGCGCCAGGTACTCGCCGAGCTGGGCATGGATAGCCGTGCGCTGTACGTGGAGCGGGCGACCATGGCCAACCAGAAGATCGTCGCGCTGGATGAGGTCGATCCGCAGTCCTCGCCATACTTCTCGCTGATCATCGTGCCGGGTGAGAAATGGCAGGGATGA
- the cbiE gene encoding precorrin-6y C5,15-methyltransferase (decarboxylating) subunit CbiE, which translates to MAPWLTVIGIGEDGFSGLGKQARRALLAATRIIGAPRQLALLPRCVTAEQLHWPSPFSLAPVLALRGEPVCVLASGDPMFYGVGASLARQLPAEELQVLPMPSSCALAAARLGWPLQDVQVVSVVARPLAALNAHLYSGMRLLVLSNDESSPAAIAAQLRERGFGPSRLQVFEHLGGPLERTLSGTADDWPHTDIALLNLVAIECQASPDAPRLPRVAGLPDSAFRHDGQLTKRDVRAITLARLAPQPGELLWDVGAGCGSIGIEWMRAHPSCRALAIEADEGRQGFIEYNRDSLGVPGLQLIRGKAPDALVGLQRPDAIFIGGGVTREGVLDLCWERLLPGGRLVANAVTLQSEVALAQFRDQHGGELTRIHIAHTQPLGSFDTWRQALPITLLDVVKPVDA; encoded by the coding sequence ATGGCCCCCTGGCTGACAGTAATAGGCATCGGCGAAGACGGCTTCAGCGGCCTGGGCAAACAGGCCCGGCGCGCCCTGCTAGCGGCCACGCGCATCATCGGTGCCCCGCGCCAGCTGGCCCTGCTGCCCCGCTGCGTCACCGCCGAGCAACTGCATTGGCCCAGCCCCTTCTCCCTGGCGCCGGTGCTGGCCCTGCGCGGCGAGCCGGTATGCGTATTGGCCAGCGGCGACCCGATGTTCTACGGCGTCGGCGCCAGCCTGGCGCGCCAGCTGCCCGCCGAGGAACTGCAGGTGCTGCCGATGCCCTCCTCCTGCGCCCTGGCCGCCGCCCGCCTGGGCTGGCCGCTGCAGGACGTGCAGGTGGTCTCGGTGGTCGCCCGCCCGCTGGCGGCGCTCAATGCCCACCTGTACAGCGGCATGCGCCTGCTGGTGCTGAGCAACGACGAAAGCAGCCCGGCGGCCATTGCCGCGCAGCTGCGCGAACGTGGCTTCGGCCCCAGCCGTCTCCAGGTGTTCGAACACCTCGGCGGCCCACTGGAACGAACGCTGAGCGGCACCGCCGACGATTGGCCACATACCGACATCGCCCTGCTCAACCTGGTCGCCATCGAATGCCAGGCCTCGCCTGATGCCCCACGCCTGCCTCGCGTGGCCGGCCTGCCCGACAGCGCCTTCCGTCACGACGGCCAACTGACCAAGCGCGATGTCCGCGCCATCACCCTGGCGCGCCTGGCCCCGCAACCCGGCGAGCTGCTGTGGGACGTGGGCGCCGGCTGCGGCTCCATCGGCATCGAATGGATGCGCGCCCACCCCAGCTGCCGCGCCCTTGCGATCGAAGCCGACGAAGGCCGCCAGGGTTTCATCGAATACAACCGCGACAGCCTTGGCGTGCCCGGCCTGCAGCTGATCCGCGGCAAAGCACCCGATGCCTTGGTTGGGCTGCAGCGTCCGGACGCGATCTTCATCGGTGGCGGCGTCACCCGCGAGGGCGTGCTCGACCTGTGCTGGGAGCGCCTGCTGCCGGGCGGACGCCTCGTAGCCAACGCCGTCACGCTGCAAAGCGAGGTCGCCCTGGCGCAGTTTCGCGACCAGCATGGCGGCGAGTTGACCCGTATCCATATCGCCCACACCCAGCCGCTGGGCAGTTTCGACACCTGGCGCCAGGCCCTGCCGATCACTTTGCTCGACGTGGTGAAGCCCGTCGATGCGTGA